catcggcaaagctgtctaaccggaaggagactggattctcaaagttctccgattcagtataagggaagaacagggggttgcccaagccttggaagaaaatcttgaaccactctgttgcttccttagggatcagcctgctgcctgggaggctatacagagcttggccatagctagtgcatcggatctccttcccattagcatctgggaaggtgcaggtggccaaaggtgggaagtttgggatctggttctgaaagtacagctgagcccataactgaataaaccaccaggggcctcctgttttaactgtcttttgggagaacagcgtgacagacatcagttgaagagatcgatagacctctccaaggaacagtttgccaaggccaagttgagtgcctttggcgagttcataggccagggaaaggtaattcttggttggggcgagtgaaggaccacagaatatgaagtgctccagccagaagttcaagaaggccgtgtgctctttctctgtcacagggccttttgTTTTCATATAACGCCTGAGGTAGGCGCCCCAACTTGTACACTCTgttttagaggaaagggtgaaagggacctttggcaacttaaaagcagaggggcttgagGATGCAATGtccaggcctgtgatcatggccacgtccagcagagttggtgtcatggggccatggccgaacatgaagcaattcagtgcatcagaccaaaagtagccgatggttttcagaatgttctcattcttttcaagaggggacaatgataatgacaaagcatcggctatccctatcgtttcccaggtggcataatgggttttagacactctactgtaccatgccacccaaccttcaggaggattaggccaggctcgcaggcagtcggcccaggaagtcagatctaaattctggttcatGAAGGggattctattggcctcgcatgagattaagtgagcgggactctcggaagaacgggggccaagacacatagaatttgggagagaaggatgcggcagcaggatgtctgaaacctaaaattaataacggaataggacattaattcaggtgtttgctgtttaATCCTAACATTGATTCAAATGGCGAAGaggcggttaaggattaccttcagaccggagaccatggcgttggcgttggatgattccgccatttgaTGCACTGCGGAGTTGGGACggcgcggttgagatctgagattcgtggAGCTGCTTGGGCGGTgattttggggatctgagtttgctttctcagacggaggtcgcaggttaccgtttggaggggcaatTAGGTTggccttactcgtgttttatggtagaggccgatgcgatgccatcggctcttttggggattgtttgactttgactatcggcaaaattaactggaaacacttcttcattaataagaggggttttttacaatgaggagccgattgctcaagagaggaagaacagaagaagagccgattgctcaggaactactaatcctacactactaatcctcgctggcctcgtcgtcggcatcgtagctgccgttggcgctgcttccggagagttcctcgtcgctgctgacccagccctcggccggaacctcttcctcctcgtcatcatcatcgtcttcgctgtccgcccaagcgcggaagcgcttcgccggcggatacccagcggaggaggaggagtcatcttcctcttcttcctccttttcctcctcttcctcctcttcttcttcttcctcctcctcgtcggaggaggtggagttcgcccaggagtggaggtcgctctcgctctccagctccccttcgatgaggaactggaggtcgtcctccccatcggtcaggggtaagtcaccatctgacccgacgagggcctcgggtgggccatctggcacgtagtcaaagtcccactcttgctcactcgaggaagaagattggaaagagaggcctgaTGAGacagatgaagaggaagacattgctacagggaaagaggtttttttggtgccgatggttgGAACAgaacaaggggatgaagaggcgagccgttcggcacggttaaataagggGGGtatggtggagatttaatgctactACGGTTTCTGAGGAAGTGATGttaaagctatcaaatcttgcagagaagttgataaggcaaggcatcatgatgaaggatactgcgacggttctgctctgccacgacatgacccgacgaagaaaaagcagagtgattttggaattatcatttccaaaaccaggggggcatgtgttatcaccagaatttgaccggatcagaggtgggccgcgattaagatgggcttgaagaatatacacggaagatatacatgaattggccttgtatacaaagtttgggctagtttgcccgtgtatctgtaaatatagtagaatacgtgtcggttagatagaatttggctcgtgcacggttgggattattcccacgttagaaagtctacggactataaatatgtatctagggttattgagaaaaacaacaatcacgccaccccttgtttcgagggtttctccgggtaagcaacatgctgcctagatcgcatcttgcgatctaggcagtatcagtttattcgttattggtgttgctcgtgctgaaacctttttgatggcgagcaacacccttatcttaggtgttttggggttgatcacaatgctttcacgatgcaattgtttagttacgctaccccttgatatctagctgcccttacacctatctcaggtgtaggggcagcatcttgcttaatcgttatttagtagatctgatccgttatagttgctccttgttcctcaaggattggtttgatatctgtatggttaggccttataaacgggttgaacgatccggtagtgcgtggagtgtggtttattaagctctggagggattgttccggggatcaactttacGTTGGTTTTTCGGCCTCTTTAGGGATGGTTTTCCgctatcttacgtatctgctaggctcaactacgcataggatgttccgattatacggtgaaaaccctagactatcgtagattagtttagcttgatattgataaagcatgatccccatgtccttataaatctaacatgaaccatggggcaatcggctctttgagccgatccacagaacaatttaagagccgaccggggctcgtatttaatgtttacgtgttggccatgcaggaaattagtcgaagcaatccatcaccttcctgaccaggtataggtcaggtggcacgccctcgtaagcaccaggacgcgtgtaccagaaggctttgcgggccgtcgcctgagggaccagggtcagccgcaatcctgggagcctcccggctctacggtgttgcccgtcgctgctcgccggtgggtttctgaccgcaacaattaattatgccatattatatgaataatgcatatattatttgatactaataataataaatgaataaaaacaaaattatttcatattcaaattccccacatttttctaataataatggatatattatttgtccaattgcgatttacagatttaaagatattaattatgccatattatatgaataatgcatatattatttgataataataataataataaatgaataaaaacaaaattatttcatattcaaattccccacatttttctaataataatggatatattatttgtccaattgcgatttacagatttaaagatattaattatgccatattatatgaataatgcatatattatttgataataataataaatagttttattacttattttattttcattggaattcaatattattatctTATTCAGTATTGTTCACGTAAATAAttgttttttgtttcaaaaaatacaaaaatatgacaTAATGGTATAAGAGTTTAtaggattgatatggtagtatttacaacaaggtacaaACACATTCACGGGAGCACATAAGGAAAGAATTCGAGGAGTTAAGCGTGCTGGAagtgtagtgtgaggatgggtgaccgctcGACAGGAGCGGGCCCAGCTCAATTCAAGGGTATTCAGGTAAATACCCATTAATTTTGGCAAAATAATTCGTATATATAGCGTGCCTATAAAGGTAGTTTGGGTATTTGACAAACTTTCAGCTCATGTGCACAATACAGCTGCTCCTCACGCGTACGGGACCCTGTGTGACTGGTCACATAGCACCTAAGCTGATTTTGTGATAATTTGCTTTTCCGTAAATCAGGTTGGAGATTGAAGCAGGATAGAGCAGCCTGAAGATGAGATCTTCAAGAATCAAGACTGGTTGGTAGATTTGCGCCCCACTGAGCCTAGCGATTTCCATTCAAAGATCTCGCCAAGGCAGTGAACAAGACTACAATACGCTGGTTACAGGTTTGTGACAACACTAAGAGCATCTTCAACAAATTGTCACAGGCGTAGAGAAGCGAAATTCAGATGAACCAGTCCAAACAGTTCGTTAAAAACACACTAGGTCCAACCATGAAAGCGTTCCAACCGGTACCGCTACTAGTTTGGTTTTCAAGTATCAGGACGAGATTAGTTTAGAAAAAGCGTTCCGAGAGGAAGAGGAAAGCGGCCAAGCCATTTAGAAGTCGCATAAGCCACTAGCCGGATGGCCTCGCATGGAGCTCTGAGACAGGGTAGCCACTCCACTCTTCCTGCAGCTCCGTTCCTCCTACCCCCTTCCATAACGTGGAAAGAAAGATGGTTTCAGCGAAATGAAAAGGATGAAATATATAAGACCATGGTTACAAAGATAAAAAAAAAAGACAATGGTTACCGTGCATTCGCATTCAACGTTGTTTCTTATACCTGTTCCTACACCCGCTCGACAGTTCGTCTGTTGGTAGCAGATTGTTAGCTCGTGTAAGAAAAAACAATCTAAAAAAGAACAGGGGTTATCATCATCCCTGTTGATCCGGAGCTTCTTTTTATCTACAGAACATGCATACCTTCACAGATGGTGGAATCTGAAGATGACATTCCCTTGCTGTGAGTTGGGGGTGAGATCAACCTGACATTCTGAGCACACAGCAGGATTAACTTCTTACTGTTGTTGACCCTGACTTTCACAAAGGATGAACTACAAATATAAGCTTTGCATTTAAAGTTACCTTCACATCTTCATCTTGTCTGAAATTTTCAACCTTATTGTGGCCAGATATCTTCTCGGCAACTGTGATCACAGCAACTTCTAGTTCTTCCTCTGGAATATCACAATTCCCATTGAAAGGTTCCATATGGCAAAACCTGAAATTTCACAACATGAACACTTCAGATCTGTCAAAAAGGTTTTATGTGTGGTGTATAAACTTGACTGGATCAAGATATTAATTATTGAAATTCCTGTTCTGAAGCACCAATACTTGTGGTGATACAAGGCTACTTAGAAAATAACTTAATTTGTCACCGAATAAGTTTACCGGTGCGAATACTATTTTGGTGACAAATACTAAATTTAATGCTAACATGAAAAATCATCCAGTAAACCGAAAAGTAAGCATAGTAATCCCAGCATCTTTCAGTCAACGTTCCAAAACTCTATGTACAAGGAATAGTGTAGCTCCGGTGAGCGTTGAGAGTATGACATTCTGTGGTAAAAAGTTTATGTTTTGAACTCAGGATTTTCTAAGTTACTTTAAGTTAAAGTTGCTATGATATTCAAAGGATTTGGATATAATTGATTTTGAACAGTTACTGCCAGTTTACCAGATATCACATGAGGCCAGGGAAACCATTCGAGCAAGAACTTAAACCCTGgttgttgaatataaatatactgcctagtctctttccatcagttcggacttatgGTTCAATTGGCCAGTAatctttcatggtatcagagGAGGTCTCAAGTTCAAGACCCAGCTCACGCAGttttaaaaacaaaagaaaaaagattCTGCGGCCGCACCGAACCCACGCTAAGGACTAAAATAGCCTAGACATGAGGGggagtgttgaatataaatacactgcctagtctctttccatcagttcggacttaggGTTCAATTGGCTAGTGCAGTAATCCTTCACTGGTGACAGTAGCTAAGGTGTACTTGAACACAATTATTAGAATGTTAGCCATTGCATTTCGTCAACTAAAAGGATCTTTATGATAAAAAGAGTATGACTGCATACAAACCAGTCAAGTGGTAGGGATGCTGTATTGAAGCCCTGGTTCAGCTTTCTGCATTTACGACAGCTGCGGCACTGCACCACGTCATCAACAGCCTTGATGAGCTCACCCCCTTTTCTCTGGATAAAGAAAGTTAACTAGAGTGAATGATGCATGAAATGAGTAAACACAACCCTGTAGAATATTATGGAACAATAGGAAAGGTAAAAATGAGAACTTAGGTCTTGTATAAGATCAACATTTAGCTTCTTTGAGACAAAATGAAACAAGGATTGAAGTGCAACTTAGTTACTGCTGCAGTAAACCCTGATAGCATCATTACATATCTGTAAATAGATTCATTTATATTTACCGTAGTAAATACAAAACACGTGTATTTTCTACAGATGTAAATAGATGTAACCTATGTAGTACAGTGTTATCATCTACGAATATCATGTTGTTCTTGTGTTTTGAAACGCAAAAAAGATCATAATGCACTTCATCATAAGATATGGGTAACATATTTTCCAATATATATTAAATCATACATCCATACCAATTCAAGATTGTCAAAATTTGTATTCCAGTATTCATCTGTTTTTCTACCGAGCCACTCCTCCAGTTTGGCATACATTTCACAATCTTGAAACCCTTGTTTGCTATTAAGAACCCAAGTATTACCATCCTCATCATCCTGTAAACAAATCAGGAGTTTCGATGCCAGGGACACAAGGGTAAGACAATAGGAAAAGAGAACAGCATAGAACAATAATAACAAACCATACAATGAGGTCAGTAATATCTGCAACTCCTATTATTCCACGACCTGTGACAGCATTGTGCTTTTGACCTCCAACTCGTTTGTAAGACTGGGAAGAACACAAACCGAAGTTACAAAAAATAATGCATAACAAAGGGTGCAAACAGCTTTGCTGGAACAAAAGGAGCATATACTGCCTGTCATGTACAACTAAAGCTCAATTAATTCCTGCAAATAGTTGCTAGTTGTTACATTTGATAGAAAACTCTCTACTCGTacgcacgcacacacacacacaggtaaGTCACTTGTTAAGTTGTTATTGATTTGTATTGCAATATCTGAAGCTCATACACTGTGTATGTACATATATAGAGGATACAGTCGGTACAGTGGTAAAACGGTTTGGGCAGCAAACCTGGCGAAGCTGGAATTCGTTACTGCCACATTCAACGTTTCCATGCCCAGAAAGATGGGGCTAAATTCGTTCTCCATCTCTACCATAGCAAGTAATGGAAGAAATATATTTTTGTAATATATATTTAATGTGTGCATGGGATGACCAGCTAATTCTGATGTGGAACAGTCAAGAAGTAACGATGTGTAATATAGCTAATGAAAGTGCACAAGTTTGTGTGATTTAATACAATAACAACTAATCCCACCTCTATCAGACGGCCGTGCCAATACAAGAAAACTCCACAGTTCACTCTACCCCATTCTACATCACTCCTACCCAGAGTCAGATGAATGGTTCTTCCCATAATTTCATCAGATATAAGAGATTTCTTATGAAGGCTGTTTTCCAAATAACAGGTTATAACCTGGAAAAAATAAGAACATGgacacataaatatgacatgtaacaacacaaagatatatatatGTCATATGCGTATTTACCGGAGACCCTTGGACAGTGACTTTCATCTGAGGATTCAGGAATATAACTTCTAGATAAGCTTTAAGCGAATAGTCCAACGGTACCTTGTAGGATAGGATTGAATCAGTGCTAGTGATCATCGAAATAACGAGATTAAGAATTACTGCCACTAACGCTCTGACAAAAAATTGCTAGTTTTCAAATTAAAAGTCATGCATGACATTTTAGTACTACAAGTGTGAAGGGTATGGATATAATTTTAAGGACAATGTGCAGAAACATAAAGTGCACCTATGCTTCTAGTTGCATGGCAACCATTAGAATGATACACTTCTGGTTGTTAAATCTGAAAGGTTATTTGATGTCTGAAAGAAAAGTAACAAATCAAATGTTGATGAGAAGTTACATACATTGCTACTTGTTTGTCCTGGACGTGATCTAACTCTTTTTGAACGGATTAATATGTCTCTGTTATCATGGCCTACAGGATTTTCATCGGTCTTCTCTGAGTTCCACTGCAAGGTGTATTCTTTACCCCATCTATCTAAATTCCATATGAAAATCTGTGTGCCAGTACCCTCTTCACCAAATAAGCAAACCTTTTCTCCAATGACATACTCATTAAACGGAGAATAATCCTTAATAGCATTCAGGTTATATTCCGCAGCAGCTTCAGACTGGACATTCAAATCAAATTCCATGTATTGCCCTTTCTTGCAATATGCCACCACAGGGATCTCAAGATTCTATAGCAAATCATACTATTATTACATATTTATATTCTTAACATGCCAATATACAAAGAATGAAGGGGGTATGCAGAACCATGCTTACAGTTTTACTTTCATTGAAGGACTGGGATAGGAAGGACATTGATCTAGAAGTTGAAGTTTGGGTAAGCACAAGTGCATCTTTCCCAAGTTTCATAGCACCAGTCTACAAAACCGCAAACTGCTTATTGCTTTTGCAGTTAAAAATTTCAAATTCCTAGTCATACAGGACAGGAATGATCAAAGGTAAAGCAACCTGGAGCATGGCACTTGCATCGTACAAAAAACCTACGAAAGGATACTAAGAGACAACTGTAGCATTTCCATAATATGCTTGcataaaacaaacaaaaaaatgaTGCATGTGATGCCCTCATTTACCCTGTAGCATTACCCATCTAAGTAGTGCATTATCGTCTGAGGTAAATAAAAATGTTCCTTTATCACACTCAGGCAGGTCTCAGTCACACATTTCAAATAAATCAGAAAAAATCGAGATATCAAAATATATAAAAGGCCATTAATAACACGGATCACAGTGATTGTCAGTAAAATAAAGTATAAGAGTGTGAGACATTAGAAAATATCTTCACACATTTGTTTACCTTAAATCCAATTCCAAACCTCCCAATTTGATCCTGGCGGTGCTCATTTGGTCTGTCGTGGCCAAATAAGACCATTTTCATCATTTGATGATAGGTCATTCCATGGCCATTATCGAATACACATAGGACAGGAACTTTCCCCCCTGCTTTCTTTGAAAACATAGATTGGATGGAAATATCCAACCTTCCGGAATAAGGAAAATAAAAAGAATGAATCAGTTAGTGCAATCAAATAAACTCTAGATAGTCTTCAAAAGAGGTCAAAGATACTAGCTCGGTGGGGATTTATTTAGAAATTGTATGCTACAGGTCACATTATGTGAAAACTATAACCAGCTTGAAGCTCCTAAAACCATATACCACTAAAAGCAGGATCTGATGTAACAAATTCACCAGGAGAGAAGCAAAATGCATGGTTAAAATTAGTGCTTAACTTTCCGTGCAGTCGATTTTTTACCCTACCCTTTTATTCTACTAGCTTTGGAAATATTACTGAACAACAAGTTCAAATATTTTTTTTATATGTATTATCATTATGTTTTATCACTAGAACTAATATTATCTAAACTAAATAAAATAACATAATGGAGCTGAACTCACACCGATGAAGTTAAACTGGGCCTAAAAATGGTTTACAAATTACACAAACAATCAACTTTCTGATTATAGCACCTTGAAGAAATGGATGTACCTGGATGCACTAGCATctctagagttatcaatgagctcTGCTATTGCTCCAAAGATCCACCCAGCATGTGTCTGACTGAGTGTTCTTAAATAACTAGGGCTTGTTTTCACAAAATTGCTTGCAAGGGTAGATGTTTTATTCTTCACTGCTGGATCTAAAACTCTAGGACCATCTTCAATAGAATCGCATGTTGAAGATTCCGGAACAAATCTATGGAGTTTGTGTAAAGACTGCATCTCCTTTGTATGTCGTATGTTATCACAAGTCTCCTCACTTGTGTTGGATCTCCCTGGCGGGGCAGAAGATAAGCGTCAATAAGCAAACAATTAAAATCTCCAAAATCTAATATGATGATGCAAAACTTCAGTTTCAAAATGGATATAACTACCGTCAAGTAAAGACCCAGACCTTTAATATAATCCCCCTCCCTCCCGTGTATATTCCTCCTTGTATGTACTTCATTTTCAATAAATCTTACTATCAGGGCCGCTTCTGCCGTTTTAAGTTTTTTAAAAGAGAGGTGAAGATCTAGACGAACaaagtaaaagaaaaaagaaaacggCAAACATGACTCTAAGGAGATGACGTGATGTCACCAACATACATAAACTGCCAGTTTAGAGATGTCTTGCCAATAGTCAATGAGCTTCCAACTATGAAATAAGGGAACAATACAGCAGGCTGGCTAAAATATACCGGTGCAGAGAATTAATAATGAATAACCTCACAATGCAATGATTTTAAAAAGTAACAGAAAAATTCTCACCAGATTTCCCTTCCATCTTTCTGCAGACTCCAGGATCTTTCAGTACGGTCTCATAGAAGACCTCCGCATAGTAAGAGTGAGATTCAGGAGCAAGAATGTGGAAGGTGATAGACCTGAACTCAACAACACCGGCCTAAAAAACACAAGAGAAGAACAAGGGCCCTGGCATTACAAACAGCAAAATGGAGCTACTAGAATGTGGTATTAGAAATTACAACATACTTCCCAGAAACCCTTCTCGGACCTAATTTAGTTGATTGAAAACTAAGAATTCCTACAACACTAGGCATCTCTCTCCCCCACCATTAATTTATACTTCTTGATTCATGTGTGTCTGTTACATCAAACCATGTCTGACACTTGAAGCTAGCCACGACCTGCCATAAGATCTCATAGGACAGTAACTAGATGGCCCAATTCTCCCACAGTTTTGTTTTCTTGGAAGGGTGACTTGAAGATATAACATGTAGTAACTATAAATATGCATACACTGGAGATAATATTTACCTTCTTGTTTTCACGAAGGAAACGCATAAATATGCCCCATTCTTTTGCCTGGTAATCATCTTCTGGATCAGGATGTAGTGAAAACTTGAGGAAATCATTCTGCTGGTACTGATCCATCCGCATGAACTTCATAATCGGCCAAACAGAGGGACTATAAAAGGAAATCATAAATTACTCTGACTTTATACACCACTGGACAAAATAAAACAAGCATGCATATAAATGCAAAAAATAACACACGGAATGCTTCCAtaattttgccaatcaaatatcaAAATAAGGTTGCATAATAAGACGGAGGATGCTTATTTTACCAATAATCTGCTGATCTGTAACCAATGAACAAAAGATTTGAGTAATCTAATGTTTAGGTGAAGTGGTATGATTAAGAAcaattttttttgctttttttttagcTTGGCCCACCCGTAAATTTCTTTCTAGCTCTGCCACTGTGTAATAgcatcttagggcatctccagcggcgcgacgcaaacggtcgctgagcgtccgttttcgtccgccgtgaccggaaatgcgtctggggcctgttccagcggggcgacgcaaagtgaccgggccatccacggagacgcaaacctggcccaaatatgcgccaggtttgcgtctccgcggacgctcggcggtcgcgccgagcgtcctccatttcttacctggtcccgcatgtcagggacagcgaaatcgaccgcttcgatttgcttcttgtTCCCCTTCTTTCCTGCCCTAGTGCGATGGCACCACCCCCACCCCTAGCGCCACCGTACGGCCGTAGCGCCGCAGTAGTCGGCGTCGGCTCCGTTTttgccgcgcgggagagcaggagcgTGCTCCGCCGCGTACGTGCCGGCTGTTTTCGGCCGAAACGctcccggttgcgccgcccttccgcgccgcccacgacctgttcggtcaattgcgtcggtaggtttctactcgtgttttcggcgctattgtgcgcggccattgatccgcagtttgtacccacgcagatggacatgtggcagatgttggacaagttccgcgcggaggtcaTGAGTCCacgcagacattggcaactactgcggcctccatgatccacgagttcacctctaACCCGGGGCCGCAACACCGGGGCTCTGTAAAGGGGCGctccaaaaacctgccgcgcaacagagtggaagggcaggcccgcctccacaaggactacttccacctcaccaatccgatcttcccggaaaaaatgttccggcgccgatacaggatgtcaagggacctgttcttggtcattctacggggcgtcagaaactacgacccGTACTTTCAATGCAGGcgcgatgcaacaggtgcgtCAGGCTTCACCTCGtaccaaaaatgctccgcggctattcgcatgctctcatatggaatggctgcggatatattcgatgagtatcttcgaatgggtgagagcacctgtcttgaggccatgtacaggttttgccgagccgtcattgccgtgttcggagagtattactgtagggagccaactgttgaggatacaaggcgcctcctgtctatcaacgagtctagaggcttcccaggaatgattggcagcatagattgcatgcactgacagtggaaaaactgtccatttggatggcagggtgcgtacagcgggcatg
This Lolium perenne isolate Kyuss_39 chromosome 1, Kyuss_2.0, whole genome shotgun sequence DNA region includes the following protein-coding sequences:
- the LOC127327508 gene encoding uncharacterized protein isoform X6 → MAMPEVNTTRCRDKAIDLNQPPCSEQGCGFTYVLLARDNKNICRTKVYDVPNRITIPSVWPIMKFMRMDQYQQNDFLKFSLHPDPEDDYQAKEWGIFMRFLRENKKAGVVEFRSITFHILAPESHSYYAEVFYETVLKDPGVCRKMEGKSGRSNTSEETCDNIRHTKEMQSLHKLHRFVPESSTCDSIEDGPRVLDPAVKNKTSTLASNFVKTSPSYLRTLSQTHAGWIFGAIAELIDNSRDASASRLDISIQSMFSKKAGGKVPVLCVFDNGHGMTYHQMMKMVLFGHDRPNEHRQDQIGRFGIGFKVPLDYSLKAYLEVIFLNPQMKVTVQGSPVITCYLENSLHKKSLISDEIMGRTIHLTLGRSDVEWGRVNCGVFLYWHGRLIESYKRVGGQKHNAVTGRGIIGVADITDLIDDEDGNTWVLNSKQGFQDCEMYAKLEEWLGRKTDEYWNTNFDNLELRKGGELIKAVDDVVQCRSCRKCRKLNQGFNTASLPLDWFCHMEPFNGNCDIPEEELEVAVITVAEKISGHNKVENFRQDEDVKNVRLISPPTHSKGMSSSDSTICEDCFFLHELTICYQQTNCRAGVGTGIRNNVECECTGVGGTELQEEWSGYPVSELHARPSG
- the LOC127327508 gene encoding uncharacterized protein isoform X5 — protein: MAMPEVNTTRCRDKAIDLNQPPCSEQGCGFTYVLLARDNKNICRTKVYDVPNRITIPSVWPIMKFMRMDQYQQNDFLKFSLHPDPEDDYQAKEWGIFMRFLRENKKAGVVEFRSITFHILAPESHSYYAEVFYETVLKDPGVCRKMEGKSGRSNTSEETCDNIRHTKEMQSLHKLHRFVPESSTCDSIEDGPRVLDPAVKNKTSTLASNFVKTSPSYLRTLSQTHAGWIFGAIAELIDNSRDASASRLDISIQSMFSKKAGGKVPVLCVFDNGHGMTYHQMMKMVLFGHDRPNEHRQDQIGRFGIGFKTGAMKLGKDALVLTQTSTSRSMSFLSQSFNESKTNLEIPVVAYCKKGQYMEFDLNVQSEAAAEYNLNAIKDYSPFNEYVIGEKVCLFGEEGTGTQIFIWNLDRWGKEYTLQWNSEKTDENPVGHDNRDILIRSKRVRSRPGQTSSNVPLDYSLKAYLEVIFLNPQMKVTVQGSPSYKRVGGQKHNAVTGRGIIGVADITDLIDDEDGNTWVLNSKQGFQDCEMYAKLEEWLGRKTDEYWNTNFDNLELRKGGELIKAVDDVVQCRSCRKCRKLNQGFNTASLPLDWFCHMEPFNGNCDIPEEELEVAVITVAEKISGHNKVENFRQDEDVKNVRLISPPTHSKGMSSSDSTICEDCFFLHELTICYQQTNCRAGVGTGIRNNVECECTGVGGTELQEEWSGYPVSELHARPSG
- the LOC127327508 gene encoding uncharacterized protein isoform X2, encoding MAMPEVNTTRCRDKAIDLNQPPCSEQGCGFTYVLLARDNKNICRTKVYDVPNRITIPSVWPIMKFMRMDQYQQNDFLKFSLHPDPEDDYQAKEWGIFMRFLRENKKAGVVEFRSITFHILAPESHSYYAEVFYETVLKDPGVCRKMEGKSGRSNTSEETCDNIRHTKEMQSLHKLHRFVPESSTCDSIEDGPRVLDPAVKNKTSTLASNFVKTSPSYLRTLSQTHAGWIFGAIAELIDNSRDASASRLDISIQSMFSKKAGGKVPVLCVFDNGHGMTYHQMMKMVLFGHDRPNEHRQDQIGRFGIGFKTGAMKLGKDALVLTQTSTSRSMSFLSQSFNESKTNLEIPVVAYCKKGQYMEFDLNVQSEAAAEYNLNAIKDYSPFNEYVIGEKVCLFGEEGTGTQIFIWNLDRWGKEYTLQWNSEKTDENPVGHDNRDILIRSKRVRSRPGQTSSNVPLDYSLKAYLEVIFLNPQMKVTVQGSPVITCYLENSLHKKSLISDEIMGRTIHLTLGRSDVEWGRVNCGVFLYWHGRLIEDDEDGNTWVLNSKQGFQDCEMYAKLEEWLGRKTDEYWNTNFDNLELRKGGELIKAVDDVVQCRSCRKCRKLNQGFNTASLPLDWFCHMEPFNGNCDIPEEELEVAVITVAEKISGHNKVENFRQDEDVKNVRLISPPTHSKGMSSSDSTICEDCFFLHELTICYQQTNCRAGVGTGIRNNVECECTGVGGTELQEEWSGYPVSELHARPSG
- the LOC127327508 gene encoding uncharacterized protein isoform X4 translates to MQRTSPSVWPIMKFMRMDQYQQNDFLKFSLHPDPEDDYQAKEWGIFMRFLRENKKAGVVEFRSITFHILAPESHSYYAEVFYETVLKDPGVCRKMEGKSGRSNTSEETCDNIRHTKEMQSLHKLHRFVPESSTCDSIEDGPRVLDPAVKNKTSTLASNFVKTSPSYLRTLSQTHAGWIFGAIAELIDNSRDASASRLDISIQSMFSKKAGGKVPVLCVFDNGHGMTYHQMMKMVLFGHDRPNEHRQDQIGRFGIGFKTGAMKLGKDALVLTQTSTSRSMSFLSQSFNESKTNLEIPVVAYCKKGQYMEFDLNVQSEAAAEYNLNAIKDYSPFNEYVIGEKVCLFGEEGTGTQIFIWNLDRWGKEYTLQWNSEKTDENPVGHDNRDILIRSKRVRSRPGQTSSNVPLDYSLKAYLEVIFLNPQMKVTVQGSPVITCYLENSLHKKSLISDEIMGRTIHLTLGRSDVEWGRVNCGVFLYWHGRLIESYKRVGGQKHNAVTGRGIIGVADITDLIDDEDGNTWVLNSKQGFQDCEMYAKLEEWLGRKTDEYWNTNFDNLELRKGGELIKAVDDVVQCRSCRKCRKLNQGFNTASLPLDWFCHMEPFNGNCDIPEEELEVAVITVAEKISGHNKVENFRQDEDVKNVRLISPPTHSKGMSSSDSTICEDCFFLHELTICYQQTNCRAGVGTGIRNNVECECTGVGGTELQEEWSGYPVSELHARPSG